In Desulfovibrio inopinatus DSM 10711, a genomic segment contains:
- a CDS encoding PilN domain-containing protein, which translates to MATITLGLELGPTHVRAVALSSTLRETTLAFADSRPLPREYDHEFLAETAATLIQSAGFAPDVIVAGLPLRDVFMRRFTFPFSSTNKIRQVLPFELEPTLPWSLEDVVYSFQKGPHTEQGQLVLCAIVLKSTLAAYLGALNAKGIDPDIIDISASGLNALAKQLTGVLSPTPLFLHIQHGETLLHVQRDMTPVLFRTLPAGIDGLISEDGSSAIDISKAGQLHESETLAQGIQLSLLSAREEKDAPPPDMVVVTGRAALSKPALQTLSSLIEHSIVVVDGYPPGIAASIDGIDPAVAENALALGLACRGSHKGEGFDFRVAEFGRLGTSLSWEKEAIIIGACFVVVLLAWISSVVVDISLKRQRLNTYNTEIAASFKRVLPDLGTGYTDRQRLSILRNHVAELQNSGASNSDGPIKVVDMLGRISRALPENMDVTVESLNISQQTARLNALTTTFNDVQAIKKNLIDSGGFEDVDIRDSKIGAGGQGVEFVMEMDLTKLRTLSPPSPAPASPQNLDTEGSASFPPLDDTLPPPSTTKPKTSSPSGATRSYTPDDFPPPSGPSDNAFVPSTPTARVGGDTP; encoded by the coding sequence ATGGCAACCATTACACTCGGTCTTGAACTGGGACCAACGCATGTCCGGGCCGTGGCGCTGTCAAGCACGCTCCGCGAAACAACTCTTGCGTTTGCCGATTCACGCCCGCTCCCGAGGGAGTACGATCATGAGTTTCTGGCAGAAACGGCCGCAACACTCATTCAAAGCGCAGGTTTCGCGCCCGATGTCATCGTGGCAGGTTTGCCTCTCCGCGATGTCTTTATGCGCCGCTTCACCTTCCCATTCTCCTCAACCAACAAAATCCGCCAAGTTCTTCCGTTCGAGCTCGAACCGACGTTGCCGTGGTCATTAGAAGATGTCGTCTATTCCTTTCAAAAAGGTCCGCACACCGAACAGGGACAACTCGTCCTGTGTGCGATTGTCCTCAAGTCCACTCTTGCTGCCTATCTTGGGGCGCTCAATGCCAAAGGAATCGATCCGGACATTATTGACATTTCCGCTTCGGGATTGAATGCACTGGCCAAACAGCTCACCGGAGTGCTTTCCCCCACCCCGCTTTTTCTTCATATTCAACACGGAGAAACTCTTCTCCATGTTCAACGAGACATGACTCCGGTGCTTTTCCGGACGCTCCCCGCAGGGATCGACGGTCTTATTTCGGAAGACGGTTCATCAGCGATTGACATTTCCAAGGCAGGCCAACTCCATGAAAGCGAGACACTTGCTCAGGGGATTCAATTATCATTGCTTTCCGCACGCGAAGAGAAAGACGCCCCTCCTCCGGATATGGTTGTCGTGACAGGCCGTGCGGCCCTGTCGAAACCGGCCCTTCAGACGCTCTCGAGCCTCATTGAACATTCTATTGTCGTTGTCGATGGGTATCCTCCTGGCATTGCTGCCAGCATAGACGGAATCGATCCTGCTGTTGCAGAGAATGCACTTGCGCTTGGCTTGGCGTGTCGAGGGTCTCACAAGGGAGAAGGATTTGACTTTCGGGTGGCTGAGTTCGGTCGTTTAGGAACATCTCTGAGCTGGGAAAAAGAAGCAATTATTATCGGAGCCTGCTTCGTCGTGGTGCTCCTCGCCTGGATATCCTCGGTTGTCGTAGACATCTCCTTGAAACGACAGCGTTTGAATACCTACAACACAGAAATTGCGGCGTCGTTCAAACGGGTATTGCCGGACCTTGGTACTGGCTATACCGACAGACAACGGTTGAGTATTTTGCGAAATCATGTTGCCGAATTACAAAATTCAGGAGCATCCAATTCCGACGGTCCGATCAAGGTTGTAGATATGCTTGGTCGCATCAGTCGCGCCCTTCCCGAAAACATGGACGTCACCGTCGAATCACTCAACATTTCACAGCAAACCGCACGTTTGAACGCGTTAACAACGACCTTCAATGACGTGCAAGCGATCAAAAAAAATCTCATAGACAGTGGCGGTTTTGAAGACGTCGACATTCGGGATTCAAAAATCGGGGCCGGTGGTCAGGGGGTTGAATTTGTCATGGAGATGGACCTGACCAAACTCCGCACACTCTCTCCGCCTTCACCTGCTCCTGCGTCTCCCCAAAATTTGGATACTGAAGGAAGCGCTTCCTTTCCACCTTTGGATGATACCCTTCCCCCACCCAGTACCACGAAGCCAAAAACATCGTCACCATCTGGGGCTACGCGATCGTATACACCGGATGATTTCCCTCCTCCGTCGGGCCCCTCTGACAATGCATTCGTACCATCAACCCCGACAGCGCGTGTGGGAGGAGATACGCCGTGA
- a CDS encoding HD domain-containing protein — protein MATSHDTAFDHLQRDTKGLFAAWPHPGGMAFCRDHTRILDRYFEERLEERRCEHGEERTAFAVVAVGGYGRCELCPRSDIDVLLVFPGPVPDMAHKLAKDLFYPLWDAGRELGHGVRSVEDCVSLSLSDHKVFASLLDARFLCGQRNVFDLLVTAMQTRVFTPEKTVFAAWLGERNAIREQKYGDASGLLEPDIKEGLGGLRDYNQCLWLITLFATGNAFADRLERMRADAEFLFRVRQALEISFPRSKTRLPFEIQRKLAETLGYADSGRLLAVERFLSDLTRRMTRIKAIRESIRMALLAENGAVHAATIPSSDRITLTAEGADFAPGIDVEHHPQEVFNFFEECARWGRAPSFDASARATHAAQTLKRDPPDPGHGLNALRAALIDDASADVLAALWDTGVLGIILPELDRVRDLVKFDLYHVHPVGRHTVETIRHLHDIAKADPALSRLFASVRHPLRLLLAGLLHDVGKGLGGDHETKGAGLTHHMLTALGLDNATISDVVFLVENHLLLSETAAKHDVSDPDVIARLATKIGFRDRLTMLYLLTVADAQATGPMAWTEWKSSLVSTLFNKVLDGLRFGIFPGNDTARTVLETRDKVRQLAKNHHNMPTGKALEPFLEVMGPRYLLQVPASRVVEHIALAVRLRSAVENDRRMVPGGRGGLGVTVWTFRKAHGGWRMEAAGRNDPGLFAALCGCLALHNIDIRSADVYVWRDDTVIVSFITSAPVDAHSVEEDAEHIARSVKYSLTGKLSLDYRLSQKRNSPLCIAPPRLGDDSITIRVDNDATELFTLIEVEAPDRLGLLYDIAQVLTSLRLDIHTAKAATYGDRVRDVFTVRDMEGRKIHDAEQLREIKFALQHSLKRC, from the coding sequence ATGGCAACATCACACGATACCGCTTTCGATCATCTCCAACGCGACACCAAAGGTCTGTTTGCCGCTTGGCCCCACCCGGGGGGGATGGCTTTCTGTCGCGACCATACCCGCATCCTCGATCGATATTTTGAAGAACGTTTGGAAGAACGGCGCTGTGAACACGGTGAAGAGCGCACCGCGTTTGCGGTGGTTGCCGTCGGTGGATATGGCCGGTGTGAACTCTGCCCCCGCTCGGATATCGATGTCCTCCTTGTCTTTCCGGGGCCGGTTCCAGACATGGCACACAAACTGGCCAAAGACTTATTCTATCCGCTTTGGGACGCTGGTCGAGAGTTAGGACATGGTGTCCGTTCCGTGGAAGATTGTGTTTCTTTATCGTTGTCTGATCACAAAGTTTTTGCCTCACTTCTTGATGCCCGTTTCTTGTGTGGACAACGCAATGTGTTCGATTTGCTTGTGACGGCGATGCAAACTCGTGTGTTCACTCCGGAAAAAACGGTCTTCGCTGCATGGCTTGGGGAACGAAACGCCATTCGAGAACAAAAATATGGTGATGCGTCCGGGTTGCTGGAACCCGACATCAAAGAAGGTCTCGGAGGTTTACGCGACTACAATCAATGTTTGTGGCTGATTACATTATTTGCCACAGGCAATGCCTTTGCCGATCGGCTGGAACGGATGCGTGCTGATGCGGAATTTCTTTTTCGTGTGCGTCAGGCTCTGGAAATCAGTTTTCCTCGATCCAAGACACGACTTCCTTTTGAAATCCAGCGAAAACTGGCTGAAACACTGGGTTATGCCGACTCTGGACGACTTCTTGCCGTGGAACGTTTTCTTTCCGATCTGACACGGCGCATGACCCGCATCAAAGCTATTCGCGAATCCATCCGCATGGCACTCCTTGCAGAAAATGGGGCGGTGCATGCTGCAACCATTCCTTCCTCGGACCGCATCACTTTGACCGCCGAAGGAGCTGATTTCGCTCCCGGCATAGATGTGGAACACCACCCGCAAGAAGTTTTTAACTTTTTTGAAGAATGCGCCCGGTGGGGACGAGCCCCTAGTTTTGACGCCAGCGCTCGTGCAACGCATGCCGCCCAAACGCTCAAGCGCGACCCTCCCGATCCAGGCCACGGACTCAACGCTTTACGCGCAGCACTCATCGACGACGCTTCCGCCGATGTGCTTGCGGCTCTATGGGATACAGGCGTTCTCGGTATTATTCTCCCCGAACTTGACCGGGTACGCGATCTCGTAAAGTTTGATTTGTATCATGTCCACCCTGTCGGACGTCACACCGTCGAAACCATACGTCACCTCCATGATATCGCCAAAGCCGACCCAGCTTTGTCTCGCTTGTTTGCATCGGTGCGTCATCCGTTACGTCTTCTCTTGGCTGGCCTGCTTCATGATGTAGGCAAAGGGCTTGGTGGAGACCATGAAACCAAAGGGGCTGGCCTGACACATCACATGCTGACGGCTTTGGGCCTGGACAATGCGACCATTTCCGACGTTGTCTTTTTAGTGGAAAATCATCTTCTCTTATCGGAAACGGCAGCAAAACACGATGTCTCCGACCCGGACGTCATTGCCCGGTTAGCAACCAAAATCGGCTTCCGAGACCGATTGACCATGCTTTACCTCCTCACGGTTGCCGATGCCCAGGCAACGGGGCCCATGGCTTGGACAGAATGGAAATCTTCACTGGTTTCCACACTGTTCAACAAGGTGCTTGATGGCCTGCGTTTCGGTATTTTTCCAGGCAACGACACCGCCAGAACAGTTTTGGAAACGCGCGACAAAGTCCGGCAACTTGCGAAAAACCATCACAACATGCCTACAGGGAAAGCACTCGAACCCTTCCTAGAAGTCATGGGCCCTCGCTATCTGCTGCAGGTTCCAGCCTCACGTGTGGTCGAACATATTGCTCTTGCCGTCCGTTTGCGTTCAGCCGTGGAAAACGATCGGCGTATGGTTCCAGGGGGGCGGGGCGGTCTTGGTGTCACAGTCTGGACGTTTCGCAAAGCCCATGGCGGCTGGAGAATGGAGGCTGCCGGACGCAATGATCCCGGCTTGTTTGCAGCACTGTGCGGTTGCCTTGCTTTGCACAATATCGATATCCGTTCCGCCGATGTCTATGTCTGGCGCGACGATACCGTCATTGTCAGCTTCATCACCTCTGCTCCTGTTGATGCACACTCCGTCGAAGAAGACGCTGAGCATATTGCTCGATCCGTAAAATATTCCCTCACCGGAAAGCTGTCGCTGGATTATCGTCTTTCCCAAAAACGTAATTCTCCTCTTTGTATCGCCCCTCCACGCCTCGGCGATGATTCCATCACGATCCGCGTAGACAACGATGCAACCGAACTCTTCACATTGATTGAAGTTGAAGCACCGGACCGCCTTGGCCTGCTCTACGATATCGCCCAAGTGCTCACCAGCCTCCGGCTGGATATTCATACGGCCAAAGCCGCGACCTATGGCGACCGAGTCCGTGATGTCTTTACAGTTCGCGACATGGAAGGCCGAAAAATACATGATGCTGAGCAGCTCCGCGAAATCAAGTTCGCTCTTCAGCATTCCTTGAAACGTTGCTGA
- the gspK gene encoding type II secretion system minor pseudopilin GspK, which produces MKSFETARGAVLVFVLLVIAMLSAVMVETLNRLSADSVLASNRVNRAQARENAETALVLALRTLAEDRYETANDTLSDDWNSFPDPDMLQSFDINTADIGGTITDEGGLIPLNDIATSEEIAGVFIRLLTNTPFSLQQEKAENLCDAIRDWVDGNDDPRSETSPAEDNFYQSRELPYHCKNGTFDALDELLLVRGMTAALYFDHNGRPGLQRYLTIHSKGKININTAPLPVLAALPSDMEGLRAEEFAQDIDAFRRSKLNKDQLDDTGWFREELTRYADVELPDASLTTTADIFRLRVFGTSGTAKAGINVVVQRTAKPSSTDEDKKDVVFTILERWVDPIPKSLQTSATSDETS; this is translated from the coding sequence TTGAAATCGTTTGAGACGGCGAGGGGAGCCGTTCTTGTTTTTGTTCTGCTGGTTATCGCCATGCTCTCTGCCGTAATGGTGGAAACATTGAATCGTTTATCCGCAGATAGCGTCCTTGCATCCAACCGGGTCAACAGGGCACAAGCACGAGAGAATGCAGAAACCGCCCTTGTGCTCGCGCTCCGCACGCTTGCCGAAGATCGATATGAGACCGCAAACGACACCTTAAGTGACGATTGGAACAGCTTCCCCGATCCAGACATGCTGCAATCATTTGATATCAATACAGCAGATATTGGGGGAACCATCACCGACGAAGGAGGCTTGATTCCTCTGAATGACATCGCAACAAGTGAAGAGATAGCCGGTGTTTTTATTCGTCTCTTGACCAATACGCCTTTCTCGTTGCAACAGGAGAAGGCTGAAAACCTTTGTGATGCCATTCGTGATTGGGTTGACGGCAATGATGATCCTCGTTCTGAAACGTCTCCGGCGGAAGATAATTTTTATCAATCCAGAGAATTGCCATACCATTGCAAAAACGGCACATTCGACGCGCTGGACGAATTGTTGCTTGTTCGCGGAATGACGGCCGCTCTCTATTTCGATCATAACGGCCGCCCTGGTTTACAACGATACCTGACCATTCATTCCAAAGGGAAGATCAATATCAATACGGCTCCATTACCGGTCCTGGCCGCTCTTCCTTCGGATATGGAGGGGCTTAGGGCGGAAGAATTCGCACAGGATATTGATGCGTTTCGCCGCAGCAAGCTGAATAAAGATCAACTTGACGATACCGGCTGGTTTCGCGAGGAATTGACACGCTATGCCGATGTGGAACTTCCCGATGCGTCTTTGACCACGACGGCGGACATATTCCGCCTACGCGTTTTCGGAACCTCAGGTACAGCCAAAGCAGGTATCAATGTTGTTGTTCAACGAACGGCCAAACCCAGTTCTACAGACGAGGACAAGAAAGACGTTGTGTTCACCATTCTTGAGAGGTGGGTCGATCCTATTCCGAAATCGCTCCAGACGTCGGCAACGTCTGACGAAACATCTTGA
- a CDS encoding PulJ/GspJ family protein → MNRENPSNTACAHAGFTLIEVLLAVAICAIAVTGIFTMVQAVLHMAERVQLTTLSTEIDQAFFDRLENDLHSLYISSSNTNEVFAFFGYDLKEESNIEKAREDEESTDRAILEFACLSSFSLGLHREGHRISRVRYVLRERDDETSTFDFEKTYRLIRLESPYADLEWRSKEKRPWIEMELLPMVRDVRMSFKEIVSGEEVEETTWSSLERVKKNKPAMPQILHIEVDRVEKNQLDTLTRVIGFPRSEYTFRERN, encoded by the coding sequence ATGAATCGCGAAAATCCATCGAACACGGCCTGTGCGCATGCCGGCTTCACCCTGATTGAAGTACTCCTGGCCGTTGCCATTTGCGCCATTGCCGTCACCGGAATCTTCACGATGGTTCAGGCCGTGCTCCACATGGCCGAACGCGTTCAGTTGACAACTCTTTCCACGGAAATCGATCAAGCCTTTTTCGATCGTTTGGAGAACGACCTTCACAGCCTGTATATTTCCTCTTCCAACACCAACGAAGTCTTTGCTTTTTTCGGCTATGACCTGAAAGAGGAATCCAATATCGAGAAAGCCCGTGAGGATGAAGAATCAACAGACCGGGCAATTCTCGAATTCGCCTGTCTGTCTTCATTTTCTCTTGGTCTCCATCGTGAGGGCCATCGTATTAGCCGGGTTCGCTATGTTCTCCGTGAACGCGATGACGAGACCTCAACATTTGACTTTGAAAAAACATATCGCCTCATTCGGCTCGAATCGCCTTACGCCGACCTCGAATGGCGCTCCAAAGAAAAACGCCCTTGGATTGAAATGGAACTTTTGCCCATGGTCCGTGATGTACGTATGTCATTCAAAGAAATTGTATCAGGTGAAGAAGTTGAGGAAACAACCTGGAGCAGCCTGGAGCGAGTGAAAAAAAACAAGCCTGCCATGCCACAGATACTTCATATCGAGGTCGACCGTGTTGAAAAAAATCAGTTGGACACATTGACTCGTGTTATTGGATTTCCACGATCCGAATACACATTTCGGGAGCGGAATTGA